One window of the Thunnus albacares chromosome 3, fThuAlb1.1, whole genome shotgun sequence genome contains the following:
- the btbd3a gene encoding BTB/POZ domain-containing protein 3a: MAAELFPSKKLLPSIQQYQQQNRTNNNTAAAQGCCNWQGLYPTIRERNSVMFNNEMMADVHFVVGPPGGTQRVPGHKYVLAVGSSVFHAMFYGELAEDQEEIRIPDVEPPSFLAMLKYIYCDEIDLCADTVLATLYAAKKYIVPHLARACVNFLETSLSAKNACVLLSQSCLFEEPDLTQRCWEVIDAQAELALRSEGFCDIDTQTLESILRRETLNAKEMVVFEAALNWAEAECQRQDLTPTIENKRLVLGKAIYLIRIPTMALEDFANGAAQSGVLTLNETNDIFLWYTAAKKPDLLFCTKPRKGLAPQRCHRFQSCAYRSNQWRYRGRCDSIQFAVDKRVFIAGFGLYGSSCGSAEYNAKIELKRQGVPMAQRIIKYFSDGSSSTFPVFFEYPVQIEPDTFYTASVVLDGNELSYFGQEGMTEVQCGKVTFQFQCSSDSTNGTGVQGGQIPELIFYA, translated from the exons ATGGCAGCAGAGCTGTTCCCCAGTAAGAAGCTGCTCCCCTCCATCCAGCAGTACCAGCAGCAGAACCGGACCAACAACAACACCGCCGCCGCACAGGGCTGCTGCAACTGGCAGGGCCTGTACCCGACCATCCGGGAGAG GAATTCAGTCATGTTCAACAATGAGATGATGGCAGATGTTCACTTTGTGGTCGGGCCGCCCGGCGGGACGCAGCGAGTGCCGGGACACAAG TACGTCCTGGCTGTCGGCAGCTCTGTGTTCCACGCCATGTTCTACGGAGAACTGGCCGAGGATCAGGAGGAGATCCGGATCCCTGACGTGGAGCCGCCGTCGTTCCTCGCCATGCTGAA GTACATCTACTGTGACGAGATCGACCTGTGTGCGGACACGGTGCTGGCCACCCTCTACGCTGCCAAAAAGTACATCGTGCCTCACCTGGCCCGTGCCTGCGTCAACTTCCTGGAAACCAGCCTGAGCGCCAAGAACGCCTGCGTGCTGCTGTCCCAGAGCTGCCTGTTCGAGGAGCCCGACCTGACGCAACGCTGCTGGGAGGTGATCGACGCCCAGGCTGAGCTGGCGCTGCGCTCCGAGGGCTTCTGCGACATCGACACGCAGACGCTGGAGAGCATCCTGCGGCGGGAGACGCTTAACGCCAAAGAGATGGTGGTGTTCGAGGCGGCGCTGAACTGGGCCGAGGCCGAGTGCCAACGACAAGACCTGACACCGACCATCGAGAACAAGCGTCTGGTGCTGGGGAAGGCCATCTACCTGATCCGCATCCCCACCATGGCGCTGGAGGACTTCGCCAACGGAGCGGCGCAGTCCGGTGTGCTGACGCTCAACGAGACCAACGACATCTTCCTGTGGTACACGGCCGCCAAGAAGCCTGACCTGCTGTTCTGCACCAAACCGCGTAAAGGCCTGGCGCCGCAGCGCTGCCACCGCTTCCAGTCCTGCGCCTACAGGAGCAACCAGTGGCGTTACCGAGGCCGCTGCGACAGCATCCAGTTCGCCGTGGACAAACGCGTCTTCATCGCCGGCTTCGGCCTGTACGGCTCCAGCTGCGGCTCGGCCGAGTACAACGCCAAGATCGAGCTGAAGCGGCAGGGCGTGCCGATGGCCCAGAGGATCATCAAGTACTTCTCAGACGGCTCCAGCAGCACCTTCCCCGTCTTTTTCGAGTACCCGGTGCAGATCGAGCCGGACACCTTCTACACCGCCAGCGTGGTGCTGGACGGCAACGAGCTCAGCTACTTCGGCCAGGAGGGCATGACAGAGGTGCAGTGTGGGAAAGTGACCTTCCAGTTCCAGTGCTCCTCAGACAGCACCAACGGCACCGGAGTGCAGGGAGGACAGATCCCCGAACTCATCTTCTACGCCTGA
- the LOC122974503 gene encoding E3 ubiquitin-protein ligase TRIM21-like — MSAASCLRSEDQFLCSICLDVFTDPVTTSCGHNFCKNCINEHWNSNDQYLCPMCKKVFYTRPELHINTFISEMVSQFRQEAQQKASSSSSEQQAAKPGEVPCDVCTGTKLKALKSCLVCLTSYCETHLEPHLTISRLKRHQLMDPVENLEDRMCMKHDKPLELFCKTDQTCVCMLCSVLDHKTHEFVPLKEEYEGKKAELGKTEAEIQQMIQQRRLKIQEIKHSVDLSQEAADREIAEGVQVFTVLKDSVERSLNELIETTEEKQRTTEKQAEDFIKELEQEISELKKRSSEVKQLSNSEDHLHLLQNFPSLKAAPPTKDWTEVSVRPPSYEGTVVRAVTQLEETLSKEMKKLVEAELKRIQQYAVDVTLDPDTANPWLILSDDGKQVNHGDVWKNLPDNPERFSFFYCVLGKQSFSSGRFCFEVQVKGKTEWDLGVARESTNRKGKITLRPENGYWTICLRNGNEYKAFAGPSVDLSLKSQPQKVGVFVDYEEGLVSFYDVDAAALICSFTGCSFTEKLHPYFCPRSNDGGKNSAPLIICPVNQTA, encoded by the coding sequence atgtctgctgccagctgtctgcgatctgaagatcagtttctgtgctccatctgtctggatgtgttcactgatccagtcaccacatcatgtggacacaacttctgcaaaaactgcatcaaTGAACACTGGAACAGTAATGACCAGTACCTGTGTCCAATGTGTAAAAAGGTTTTCTACACAAGACCTGAGCTGCACATCAATACTTTCATCTCTGAGATGGTTTCTCAGTTCAGAcaggaagctcaacagaaagccagcagcagcagctcagagcaacaagctgccaaaccaggagaagttccctgtgacgtctgtactggaaccaaactgaaggccctgaagtcctgtctggtgtgtctgacctcctactgtgagactcacctggagccTCATCTGACAATATCACGTCTGAAAAGACATCAGCTGATGGACCCTGTGGAGAACCTGGAAGACAGGATGTGTATGAAACACGATAAACCTCTGGAGCTGTTCTGTAAGACCGACCAgacatgtgtctgcatgctctgctctgttttagaccacaagacacatgagtttgttcctctgaaagaagaatatgaaggaaagaaggcagagctggggaagacagaggctgaaattcaGCAGATGATCCAGCAGAGACGACTGAAGATTCAAGAGATCAAACACTCGGTTGACCTCAGTCAGGaagctgcagacagagagatagcAGAAGGTGTTCAGGTCTTCACCGTTCTGAAGGACTCTGTTGAGAGAAGCCTGAATGAGCTCATTGAGACGACTGAAGAGAAGCAAAGaacgacagagaaacaggctgaagacttcatcaaagagctggaacAGGAAATCTCTGAGCTGAAGAAGAGAAGCTCTGAGGTGAAGCAGCTCTCAAACTCTGaagaccacctccacctcctccaaaacTTCCCGTCCCTGAAAGCTGCTCCACCcaccaaagactggacagaggtCAGCGTCCGTCCACCATCATATGAGGGGACTGTGGTGAGAGCTGTGactcagctggaggagacgctcagtaaagagatgaagaagctggttgaggctgagctgaagaggatccagcagtatgcagtggatgtgactcttgATCCTGATACAGCAAATCCCTGgctcatcctgtctgatgatggAAAACAAGTAAATCATGGTGATGTGTGGAAGAATCTCCCAGACAACCCagagagattttcttttttttattgtgttttaggAAAGCAGAGTTTCTCTTCAGGCAGATTTTGCTTTGAGGTTCAGGTTAAAGGGAAGACTGAATGGGATTTAGGAGTGGCCAGAGAGTCCACCAACAGGAAGGGAAAAATCACACTGAGACCTGAGAATGGTTACTGGACTATATGTttgagaaatggaaatgagtaCAAAGCTTTTGCTGGTCCTTCAGTCGATCTCTCTCTGAAGTCTCAGCCTcagaaggtgggggtgtttgtggattatgaggagggtctggtctccttttatgacgtagatgctgcagctcttatctgctcctttactggctgctccttcactgagaaactcCACCCATACTTCTGTCCCCGTAGTAATGATGGTGGTAAAAACTCCGCCCCTCTGATCAtctgtcctgtcaatcaaactgccTGA